A window of Polaribacter litorisediminis contains these coding sequences:
- a CDS encoding YgaP family membrane protein, whose amino-acid sequence MTKNMGIPDRITRVILATIPPVLIYNDIISGVFAMVLLGITGFFLITSLFGFCPFYTFFGIRTKKKIED is encoded by the coding sequence ATGACAAAAAATATGGGGATACCAGATCGAATTACCAGAGTAATACTCGCTACTATTCCGCCAGTATTAATCTATAATGATATAATATCGGGTGTTTTTGCTATGGTATTATTAGGAATCACAGGTTTTTTTTTGATAACAAGCCTATTTGGTTTCTGTCCGTTTTATACTTTTTTTGGAATAAGAACAAAGAAAAAAATAGAAGATTAA
- a CDS encoding F0F1 ATP synthase subunit A has translation MELSPDQTIFWQYGFITINLTLVTTWGIMLLLIVSAKLITRKLKPDIQISLWQCFLEMIVTGINKQIKEVGLEKPEEYIGFIGSLFLFIGVANICIIFPGYIPPTSSLSTTTALALCVFLAVPFYGISKRGFLGYLKSFLQPTWMMLPFNIISEISRTLALAVRLFGNVMSGGMIVAILLSISPFIFPVIMNLLGLLTGTVQAYIFAILATVYIAAAVRVGKEKNKTKEIITS, from the coding sequence ATGGAACTCAGCCCTGATCAAACTATTTTTTGGCAATATGGCTTTATCACCATAAACCTAACCCTTGTAACTACGTGGGGTATTATGCTATTGTTAATTGTTTCTGCTAAATTGATTACCCGAAAACTAAAACCAGATATTCAAATTTCTCTTTGGCAATGTTTTTTAGAAATGATTGTAACAGGGATTAATAAGCAAATAAAAGAAGTAGGTTTAGAAAAACCCGAAGAATACATAGGCTTTATCGGTTCTTTATTTCTGTTTATTGGAGTTGCTAATATTTGTATCATTTTTCCGGGCTATATACCACCAACCTCGTCACTTTCTACAACGACAGCATTAGCATTATGTGTTTTTTTAGCGGTTCCGTTTTACGGCATTAGTAAACGTGGGTTTTTAGGCTATCTCAAATCTTTTTTACAACCCACATGGATGATGCTTCCGTTTAATATAATAAGCGAAATCTCAAGAACCTTGGCATTAGCAGTGCGTTTGTTTGGTAATGTGATGAGTGGTGGTATGATTGTCGCAATTTTGTTGAGCATCTCTCCATTTATTTTCCCTGTCATTATGAATTTATTGGGTTTACTGACGGGTACCGTACAGGCTTACATTTTTGCAATTCTTGCTACGGTTTATATTGCTGCTGCAGTTAGAGTCGGGAAAGAAAAAAATAAAACTAAAGAAATAATAACATCATAA
- a CDS encoding alternate F1F0 ATPase, F1 subunit alpha codes for MSVHENQIGADSFSQIANAIKNFNFLMQPREIGLVISVSTGIATVSGLPNVGFEELLQFQNGLFGIAYNLDEEEVGVILLGDNSLLKAGDEVERTGRVMDILVGNGLIGRVMDPLGQPLDNKGSIQFEKRLPIERPAHAIMERSAVAVPLLTGIKVIDALIPVGRGQRELILGDRQTGKTAIAIDAILNQHDKNVICIYCAIGQRASAVAKVIANLKEKGAMEYTIVMVAKGNDSPGIAYCAPYAATSIAEYFMEQGRDVLIVYDDLTHHARAYRELSLLLRRPPAREAFPGDIFYIHSRLLERATHLNDELKGGSITALPIIETEAQNISAYIPTNLISITDGQIYLSPKLFKLGVLPAVDVGKSVSRVGGKAQLAAYRSIAKLKLEYAQFEELENFARFGTRLDENTAKSIEHGIRIRECLKQEELQQLNSLEQILVLLSLKNGLLDTIPLEKIKECENNLLKNSNQIPNEIQQRITSDEKLQDKDINIILNIAKEILAPFQDNSKLNHHHIEK; via the coding sequence ATGTCAGTACATGAAAATCAAATCGGAGCTGATTCTTTTAGTCAAATAGCGAATGCAATAAAGAACTTTAACTTTTTGATGCAGCCTCGTGAAATTGGTCTTGTCATAAGCGTTTCAACAGGTATTGCCACAGTTTCGGGGCTACCTAATGTGGGTTTTGAAGAATTGTTGCAATTTCAGAACGGACTTTTTGGAATTGCTTATAACTTAGATGAAGAAGAAGTGGGCGTTATTCTTTTAGGTGATAATTCTTTGCTAAAAGCAGGAGATGAAGTGGAACGCACCGGCAGAGTCATGGATATCCTTGTTGGAAATGGATTGATAGGGCGCGTGATGGATCCGTTAGGACAGCCTCTAGATAATAAAGGTAGTATTCAATTTGAAAAACGGCTACCTATTGAGCGACCAGCACACGCTATTATGGAGCGAAGCGCTGTAGCTGTTCCGTTATTAACAGGTATTAAAGTAATTGATGCATTGATTCCCGTTGGTAGAGGTCAGCGCGAATTGATTCTTGGAGATCGACAAACAGGTAAAACTGCGATTGCGATTGATGCAATTTTAAATCAACATGATAAAAATGTAATTTGTATTTATTGTGCCATAGGACAGCGAGCATCAGCAGTAGCAAAAGTAATTGCCAACCTAAAAGAAAAAGGAGCTATGGAGTATACAATTGTCATGGTAGCGAAAGGTAATGATTCTCCAGGAATCGCTTATTGTGCGCCCTATGCGGCAACCAGTATTGCAGAGTATTTTATGGAACAAGGTAGAGATGTGTTAATTGTTTATGATGATCTTACCCACCATGCGCGTGCGTATCGAGAGCTTTCATTATTATTGAGAAGACCGCCAGCTCGTGAGGCATTTCCAGGGGATATTTTCTATATTCATTCTAGATTATTAGAAAGAGCAACACATTTAAATGACGAATTAAAAGGAGGTTCTATTACTGCTTTGCCCATTATTGAAACCGAAGCGCAAAATATTTCGGCCTACATTCCTACAAATCTAATTTCTATTACCGACGGGCAAATTTATCTGTCTCCAAAATTGTTTAAGTTGGGGGTTTTACCTGCAGTAGATGTGGGTAAATCAGTTTCTCGTGTGGGTGGTAAAGCGCAGTTAGCTGCCTATCGGTCTATTGCTAAATTAAAGTTAGAGTATGCTCAGTTTGAAGAATTAGAAAATTTTGCTCGTTTTGGAACAAGACTTGACGAAAATACAGCAAAAAGTATTGAGCATGGTATACGTATTCGCGAATGTTTAAAACAAGAGGAATTACAACAATTAAATTCTTTAGAACAAATTTTGGTATTGCTTTCTTTAAAAAACGGACTTTTAGATACAATTCCGTTAGAAAAGATTAAGGAATGTGAAAATAACTTGCTTAAAAATAGTAATCAGATTCCCAATGAAATTCAACAGCGGATAACTTCAGACGAAAAGTTGCAGGATAAAGACATTAACATCATTTTAAATATAGCAAAAGAGATACTTGCCCCGTTTCAAGACAACTCAAAGCTTAATCACCATCATATTGAAAAGTAA
- a CDS encoding F0F1 ATP synthase subunit delta: MDINWFTVIAQVFNFLILVWLLKKFLYKPVLNAVNEREKKITDQLKDADAQRKLAQEKQVDFQQKNEDFDSKKAALLDKAIAEANAEKQQLVALAKKDAKAAGIAMKKAFEEQQEQEKKERAQNTQEQLFAIARRALKEIASVSLENQAIAQFIKHLKALKDQERQQFIAAFKSNSKTIFVKSAFTLTAAQKQEITEAVNKLLSAETVFEFKTTPEVISGIELSTNGYKMGWSLSEYLNTLQKSISAEIKEQGIINSEKRAHVST, encoded by the coding sequence ATGGACATCAACTGGTTTACGGTCATAGCACAGGTGTTTAATTTTCTTATCTTGGTTTGGTTGCTTAAAAAATTTTTGTACAAGCCCGTACTTAATGCGGTGAATGAACGAGAGAAAAAAATTACCGATCAATTAAAGGACGCCGATGCCCAAAGAAAGCTTGCCCAAGAAAAACAGGTTGATTTTCAACAGAAAAACGAAGATTTTGACAGTAAGAAAGCAGCCTTACTTGACAAAGCAATCGCCGAAGCGAATGCAGAGAAACAGCAATTGGTGGCACTTGCAAAAAAAGATGCCAAAGCAGCTGGTATTGCTATGAAAAAAGCTTTTGAAGAGCAACAAGAGCAAGAAAAAAAAGAACGTGCTCAAAATACGCAAGAGCAGCTCTTTGCAATTGCCAGAAGAGCGCTAAAAGAGATCGCTTCAGTAAGTTTAGAAAATCAAGCAATAGCTCAATTTATCAAACATTTAAAAGCTTTAAAAGACCAAGAAAGACAACAATTTATAGCTGCTTTTAAATCGAATTCAAAGACCATTTTTGTAAAAAGTGCCTTTACCCTTACTGCAGCACAAAAACAAGAGATTACAGAGGCTGTCAATAAATTATTAAGTGCAGAAACGGTATTCGAATTTAAAACGACTCCTGAGGTGATAAGCGGCATAGAACTATCAACCAACGGTTATAAAATGGGGTGGAGTTTGTCAGAATATCTTAACACATTACAGAAAAGTATTTCTGCAGAAATAAAAGAACAGGGAATAATAAATTCAGAAAAACGAGCGCATGTCAGTACATGA
- a CDS encoding F0F1 ATP synthase subunit epsilon, with the protein MNLKILLPYKVFANLEDVSSIVFETSAGSYGLLPQRLDCVAALVPGILTYKIKNEKANYVAVDEGVMLKAGAQVLVSVQNAFGGEDLGKLNELIKTDFSNRDEIEREAKTVIAKLERGFVYSFDKFRNH; encoded by the coding sequence ATGAACCTAAAAATATTGTTGCCATATAAAGTATTTGCAAATCTTGAAGATGTGAGTAGCATTGTGTTTGAAACCAGTGCAGGTTCTTATGGTCTTTTACCACAGCGGCTAGATTGCGTTGCAGCATTAGTTCCGGGTATTTTAACCTATAAAATTAAAAATGAAAAAGCAAATTATGTAGCGGTAGATGAAGGCGTGATGCTGAAAGCAGGTGCACAAGTTTTAGTATCAGTTCAGAATGCTTTTGGTGGCGAAGATTTAGGAAAACTAAATGAACTTATAAAAACTGATTTTAGTAATCGAGATGAAATAGAGCGAGAGGCCAAAACCGTTATCGCTAAATTAGAAAGAGGGTTTGTGTACAGCTTTGATAAGTTTCGAAATCATTAA
- a CDS encoding F0F1 ATP synthase subunit C: MGCMMPAIGEGKAVSSALNSIAQQPDAAPTITRTLFVGLAMIESTAIYCFVLSMILIFGNPFWNHILAQ, from the coding sequence ATTGGATGCATGATGCCGGCCATCGGAGAGGGTAAGGCAGTATCGTCAGCTTTAAATTCAATAGCGCAACAGCCCGATGCCGCGCCCACTATTACGAGAACACTTTTTGTTGGACTTGCTATGATAGAGTCTACGGCGATATACTGTTTTGTATTATCAATGATATTAATTTTTGGGAATCCGTTTTGGAATCACATTCTAGCTCAATAA
- a CDS encoding ATP synthase subunit I, translated as MILIFLAGVILGITFYGGLWFTVKKSITAKRPTMLFLSSFFIRIGITVIGFYLIGGHNWQYFLGCLLGFIVARFVVFYITKTINIKQFNLTREKIHGTQP; from the coding sequence ATGATTTTAATTTTTTTAGCAGGAGTAATATTGGGAATAACATTCTATGGCGGACTTTGGTTTACGGTAAAAAAATCTATCACAGCAAAAAGACCCACAATGTTGTTTTTAAGTAGTTTTTTTATACGAATTGGCATTACCGTAATTGGATTTTATTTGATAGGTGGTCATAATTGGCAGTATTTTTTAGGATGTCTTCTAGGCTTTATTGTAGCAAGATTTGTTGTGTTTTACATCACTAAAACAATAAATATAAAACAGTTTAATTTAACGAGAGAAAAAATTCATGGAACTCAGCCCTGA
- a CDS encoding SHOCT domain-containing protein, giving the protein MMNNEYYNFWGMHLIWWFLWIIVLFWIFATPYDIPGQRTKKGTPLDILKKRFASGEINKEEFLEKKELIENN; this is encoded by the coding sequence ATGATGAATAATGAATATTACAATTTTTGGGGAATGCATTTAATATGGTGGTTTCTTTGGATCATTGTTTTGTTTTGGATTTTTGCAACACCTTATGACATTCCGGGGCAAAGAACAAAAAAAGGGACACCATTAGATATTTTAAAGAAGCGATTTGCTTCAGGAGAAATCAATAAGGAAGAGTTTTTAGAAAAGAAAGAATTGATTGAAAATAACTAG
- the atpD gene encoding F0F1 ATP synthase subunit beta: MKNNLNIGKVASVRGSVVDIWFQENLPEIDTLLLAGKENQIKIEVFNQLNTTHVRGIALTPTQGLARGMAVTSTGKELLVPVGKTILGRMFDVFGNPIDQKEAPKEVTLKSIHQSPPPLSKRATKSEIFLTGIKAIDVLIPLERGGKAGLFGGAGVGKTVLLTEIIHNMVGHDDGISMFCGIGERCREGNELYNTMKNEDLLKDMVLLFGQMNEPPGARFRVGHAALTMAEYFRDEEHRDVLLLIDNIFRFIQAGMEVSGLMGQMPSRLGYQPTMATELAELQERIAYTDTRAITSIQAVYVPADDLTDPAAVHTFSHLSASIALSRKKASEGLYPSIDLLQSNSKMTSPEIIGKKHYKLSQKIRETLAQYEELKDIIAMLGMEQLSVKDRNVVNRARKLERFLTQPFFATEQFSGIKGKQVSLEDALDGCERILADEFKDYPESAFYMIGSIDEAKKPENKNLKSEEKMHKIDTNKEEATTQEPAVNP; this comes from the coding sequence TTGAAAAACAATCTAAATATTGGTAAAGTAGCCAGCGTTCGTGGTAGCGTTGTAGATATTTGGTTTCAGGAAAATTTACCTGAAATAGATACACTTTTGCTAGCAGGTAAAGAAAACCAAATAAAAATAGAAGTATTTAATCAGCTTAATACTACTCATGTGCGCGGCATTGCGTTAACGCCTACCCAAGGTCTTGCTCGCGGCATGGCGGTTACATCAACGGGTAAAGAACTTTTGGTGCCTGTTGGTAAAACAATATTAGGTCGCATGTTTGATGTATTCGGAAATCCGATTGATCAGAAAGAAGCACCAAAAGAGGTAACTCTAAAATCCATACATCAATCACCGCCACCATTATCAAAACGAGCAACCAAATCCGAAATTTTTCTTACTGGTATTAAAGCAATCGATGTTTTAATTCCTTTAGAACGTGGTGGTAAAGCCGGGTTGTTTGGGGGTGCAGGAGTTGGTAAAACAGTATTACTTACCGAAATTATTCACAATATGGTTGGGCATGACGATGGTATAAGTATGTTTTGCGGAATTGGAGAGCGTTGCCGAGAAGGAAACGAATTGTATAATACCATGAAAAATGAAGACCTTTTAAAAGATATGGTGCTTTTGTTTGGGCAAATGAATGAACCTCCTGGAGCACGTTTTAGAGTTGGGCATGCAGCGCTTACAATGGCAGAGTATTTTAGAGATGAAGAACATCGAGATGTGTTGTTATTAATAGACAATATCTTTCGGTTTATACAAGCAGGCATGGAAGTTTCTGGCTTAATGGGGCAAATGCCCTCTCGACTCGGTTACCAACCAACCATGGCAACAGAGTTGGCAGAATTACAAGAACGCATTGCGTATACAGATACAAGAGCAATTACCTCTATACAAGCAGTTTATGTTCCTGCGGATGATTTAACAGATCCTGCTGCCGTACACACATTTTCGCACCTTTCTGCTTCAATTGCGCTATCAAGAAAAAAAGCGAGCGAAGGTTTATATCCGTCGATAGATTTATTACAGTCTAATTCAAAAATGACCTCTCCAGAAATTATCGGCAAAAAGCATTACAAATTGTCGCAAAAGATTCGAGAAACTCTTGCCCAATACGAAGAATTAAAAGATATCATTGCTATGCTTGGTATGGAACAGCTATCTGTAAAAGACCGCAACGTGGTAAATCGTGCAAGAAAACTAGAACGCTTTCTTACACAACCTTTTTTTGCAACAGAACAATTTAGCGGAATTAAAGGCAAGCAAGTAAGTTTAGAGGATGCTTTAGATGGATGTGAGCGAATTTTAGCAGATGAATTTAAGGACTATCCCGAAAGTGCTTTTTATATGATCGGTTCTATTGATGAGGCCAAAAAACCTGAAAATAAAAACCTAAAAAGCGAAGAAAAAATGCATAAAATAGATACAAATAAAGAGGAGGCAACTACCCAAGAGCCCGCCGTAAATCCATAG
- a CDS encoding PAS domain-containing sensor histidine kinase has protein sequence MNKELQDIEIELFKNIFQSSVEGILVVDANGCIIKANLASAKLFGYDLDELENQEIEILIPNKFKKIHQNHREGYITKPNPRTRTQHLELWGQKKDGSQFPVNISLSPTTIAGKKAVIAFVVDITAQKKQDTLFSIRNNALASTSNGILITDAQKKGNPIIYCNAAFTKITGYKEEEVLDKNCSFLQRDDVNQKAISVIKNAIQNEQLCNVIVRNYKKDGTLFWNNVSITPVFNEDNILTNYIGVQNDVTNKVKQENLKNHTQKILELIAENQSLKTISTKITKIIEDHFKNCLASILVLDKENKVLHNYTSAHLTKNIPGNTEDSTTELKEDFFGTIEFLKKEIFVSKTEEKILWEGHKEIALKNDLKVCCSSPILSSTKNILGRFTIYSKDGRKASKEEKKILLDLSHLASIAIEAHNKGIELQENKRALEQQALELEEKVLELKKEKELLYRYMNTASSIFLVINANHKIEFANRKACEVLQVLHHEIIGKNWFNNFIPERNRKKLSAIFDQVIKSEIAPIDAYENKVLAGNRERIIQWRYGIIRDHNNYPISVISSGIDITEEKRLEKELEVSRNQLAKYAKELEKKVENRTEELTITAKQLVTSNLSLEDQIEETLAAEKIAAASKYLSSAIAKNFPNGFIIVFNRNFQIILIEGASVKPLKLDTIIFHDTTIDDFPIFSTEQKTKLKQDISKTIGGEHLSFEIRYKNQYFAANTSPLIDKEGIISSALFVYNDITAQKKIEKDTKQALEKERELNELKSRFVSMASHEFRTPLSAIQTSAILIAKQNEVGYELKREKYVNQIQKNVKQLVIILNDFLSLSKLEEGKLMTNNKLFDFVALSKTILEEVSITKNRGKNIIFSTPIKPVFINLDPKLVSHILMNLLSNAIKYSPENTDIIIKIKENDFFVSLEVKDLGIGIPEEEQDKLFERFFRAKNVQNIEGTGLGLNIVKQYVDLMGGTISFKSAINKGTTFLIKWPKLTKRPTKLINQTTK, from the coding sequence ATGAATAAAGAACTTCAAGATATAGAAATAGAATTATTTAAAAATATATTTCAGTCATCAGTGGAAGGTATTTTGGTAGTAGATGCTAATGGTTGTATTATAAAAGCCAATTTGGCTAGTGCAAAACTCTTTGGCTATGATCTAGACGAACTTGAAAACCAAGAAATAGAAATTCTTATTCCGAATAAATTTAAAAAAATACATCAAAATCATAGAGAAGGCTATATTACGAAGCCCAACCCAAGAACAAGGACACAACATTTAGAGTTGTGGGGACAAAAGAAAGATGGCTCTCAATTTCCTGTAAATATTAGTTTAAGCCCAACAACAATTGCAGGGAAAAAAGCTGTTATTGCGTTTGTAGTTGATATTACTGCACAAAAAAAACAAGATACTTTATTTAGTATTAGAAATAACGCATTGGCCTCTACTAGTAATGGTATCTTGATTACTGATGCTCAAAAAAAGGGCAACCCTATTATTTATTGCAATGCTGCTTTTACAAAAATAACAGGATATAAAGAAGAAGAAGTACTTGATAAAAATTGCTCTTTTTTACAACGAGATGATGTTAATCAAAAGGCTATTAGCGTTATAAAAAATGCGATTCAGAATGAACAATTATGCAATGTTATTGTCCGTAATTATAAAAAAGATGGGACACTATTTTGGAATAACGTTAGTATTACCCCAGTCTTTAATGAAGACAATATTTTAACTAATTATATTGGAGTACAAAATGATGTTACGAATAAAGTAAAACAAGAAAATCTTAAAAATCATACCCAAAAAATACTTGAGCTAATTGCTGAAAATCAATCATTAAAAACAATTTCTACCAAAATCACAAAAATTATTGAAGATCATTTTAAAAATTGTTTAGCGTCTATTTTAGTATTAGATAAAGAAAATAAAGTGCTACACAATTATACATCTGCACATTTAACAAAAAACATTCCGGGTAATACTGAAGATAGTACTACTGAGTTAAAAGAAGATTTTTTTGGTACTATTGAATTTTTAAAAAAGGAGATTTTTGTTTCCAAAACAGAGGAAAAGATCCTTTGGGAGGGTCATAAAGAAATTGCTCTAAAAAATGATCTAAAAGTATGCTGTTCGTCTCCCATTCTTTCTTCTACCAAAAATATTTTAGGCAGATTTACGATATACAGTAAGGATGGAAGAAAAGCTTCAAAAGAAGAAAAAAAAATTCTTTTAGACTTGAGTCATTTAGCTAGTATCGCTATTGAAGCACATAACAAGGGCATTGAATTACAAGAGAATAAAAGAGCTTTAGAACAGCAGGCTCTAGAATTAGAAGAAAAAGTATTAGAACTCAAAAAAGAGAAGGAGCTATTATATCGCTATATGAACACCGCTTCCTCAATTTTTTTGGTTATAAATGCCAATCATAAAATAGAATTTGCCAACCGAAAGGCATGCGAGGTTCTACAAGTTTTACATCATGAAATTATTGGTAAAAACTGGTTCAATAATTTTATACCAGAACGCAATAGAAAAAAATTATCAGCAATTTTTGACCAAGTAATAAAAAGTGAGATTGCACCAATTGATGCCTACGAAAACAAAGTTTTGGCAGGAAATAGAGAACGAATTATTCAATGGCGCTACGGAATTATAAGAGATCATAACAATTATCCGATTAGTGTTATTAGTTCTGGAATCGATATTACAGAAGAAAAAAGACTAGAAAAAGAACTGGAAGTCAGTAGAAATCAACTTGCCAAATATGCTAAAGAATTAGAGAAAAAAGTAGAAAATAGAACCGAAGAATTAACAATTACCGCAAAACAGCTTGTAACCTCTAATTTAAGTTTAGAAGACCAAATAGAAGAAACGCTAGCAGCGGAGAAAATTGCTGCTGCTAGTAAATATTTATCCTCAGCAATTGCTAAAAATTTTCCTAATGGATTTATCATTGTTTTTAACCGAAATTTTCAAATAATTCTTATCGAAGGCGCATCTGTTAAACCCTTAAAATTAGATACTATCATTTTTCATGACACAACTATAGATGATTTTCCTATCTTTTCTACAGAACAAAAAACCAAACTAAAACAAGATATTTCTAAGACCATAGGCGGAGAACATCTTAGTTTCGAAATAAGGTATAAAAATCAATATTTTGCAGCAAACACCTCGCCGTTAATTGATAAAGAAGGTATAATTTCTAGTGCATTATTTGTTTATAACGATATCACTGCTCAAAAAAAAATAGAAAAAGACACCAAACAAGCATTAGAAAAAGAGCGGGAACTTAATGAATTAAAATCTCGTTTTGTTTCTATGGCTTCTCACGAATTTAGAACACCTTTAAGTGCAATTCAAACATCAGCAATTCTTATTGCTAAACAAAACGAAGTTGGATATGAATTAAAGCGTGAAAAATATGTAAATCAAATACAGAAAAATGTAAAACAATTGGTTATTATTTTAAATGATTTCTTGTCTTTAAGCAAATTAGAGGAAGGAAAATTAATGACAAATAATAAACTCTTTGATTTTGTTGCGCTTTCTAAAACAATTTTAGAAGAAGTATCTATCACAAAAAATAGAGGTAAAAACATCATTTTTTCAACACCCATAAAACCTGTTTTCATCAACCTAGACCCAAAACTAGTGAGTCATATTTTAATGAATTTGCTATCGAATGCCATAAAATATTCTCCAGAAAATACAGATATCATTATTAAAATTAAAGAAAATGACTTTTTTGTATCTCTAGAAGTTAAAGACTTAGGTATTGGTATTCCTGAAGAAGAACAAGACAAATTATTTGAACGTTTTTTTAGAGCAAAAAATGTACAAAATATTGAAGGAACAGGACTAGGTCTTAATATTGTAAAACAATACGTAGACCTTATGGGGGGCACTATTAGCTTTAAAAGCGCTATTAATAAAGGCACTACTTTTTTAATAAAGTGGCCAAAACTAACTAAACGACCCACTAAATTAATTAACCAAACAACTAAATAA
- a CDS encoding peroxiredoxin translates to METIQEKEQISAMPRIGDKAPNFKATTTQGDINFPEDYAGKWVILFSHPADFTPVCTSEFITFANLESKFNEANCLLLGLSIDGLYSHIAWLRTIKDKIEFNGIKNMEVKFPLIEDISMTIAKKYGMVQPNESKTQAVRAVFFIDPNGIVRALIYYPISLGRNFDEIYRALIAMQTADAFNIATPADWQPGDDVIISPAGSCGVAEQRMTSSDELDCKDWFFCTKKLDKQEVLSTILKK, encoded by the coding sequence ATGGAAACGATTCAAGAAAAAGAGCAAATTTCGGCAATGCCAAGAATAGGAGATAAGGCTCCTAATTTTAAAGCAACAACAACCCAAGGAGATATTAATTTCCCTGAAGATTATGCAGGTAAATGGGTAATTCTGTTTAGTCATCCGGCAGATTTTACACCTGTTTGTACTTCAGAATTTATAACGTTTGCAAATCTTGAAAGTAAATTTAACGAGGCTAATTGTTTATTACTTGGTTTGTCTATTGATGGTTTATATAGCCATATTGCTTGGTTGCGCACCATTAAAGACAAAATAGAATTTAATGGAATAAAAAACATGGAAGTCAAGTTTCCTTTAATAGAAGATATTTCGATGACAATAGCTAAAAAATATGGAATGGTACAGCCTAACGAAAGTAAAACTCAGGCGGTCCGAGCTGTATTTTTTATAGATCCAAATGGTATAGTTAGAGCGCTAATTTATTATCCTATAAGTCTCGGAAGAAATTTTGATGAAATTTATAGAGCATTAATCGCCATGCAAACAGCAGACGCATTTAACATAGCTACTCCAGCAGATTGGCAACCAGGAGATGATGTCATTATTTCGCCTGCAGGATCTTGTGGTGTTGCAGAACAAAGGATGACTTCTAGTGATGAGCTAGATTGTAAAGACTGGTTTTTTTGTACTAAAAAATTAGACAAACAAGAAGTGTTAAGCACTATTTTAAAAAAGTAA
- a CDS encoding AtpZ/AtpI family protein → MKSNQSDKKEDFFSSEVSKKEQRKLKALRNKNSVWFGLGLMGMVGWSVAVPSLAGASLGLWLDKLYPQSFSWALTLLLVGIIIGGVIAWYWVLKENKEIHKNKDDSDE, encoded by the coding sequence ATGAAATCGAATCAATCAGATAAAAAAGAAGATTTTTTTAGTAGTGAGGTCTCTAAAAAAGAACAGCGTAAGTTAAAAGCTTTGCGCAATAAAAATTCGGTCTGGTTTGGCTTAGGATTAATGGGAATGGTAGGTTGGTCTGTGGCAGTGCCATCATTGGCAGGTGCGTCTTTAGGTCTTTGGTTAGATAAATTGTATCCGCAGTCTTTTTCATGGGCATTGACCTTGTTATTGGTGGGTATTATTATAGGAGGTGTAATTGCTTGGTATTGGGTACTTAAAGAGAATAAAGAAATACATAAAAATAAAGATGATAGTGATGAATAA